Proteins co-encoded in one Aphelocoma coerulescens isolate FSJ_1873_10779 chromosome 21, UR_Acoe_1.0, whole genome shotgun sequence genomic window:
- the TMEM269 gene encoding transmembrane protein 269 isoform X1, whose product MWMVSPPVGIFQSTKKLVLSEQAGRGRALEFLRKNAANGLSVANLLAGLSSILCSVNRQYQHSCWLLLLGFLLDLADGAVARQLDACSALGAKLDDFADFTTFGLGTALLLQPQGVLGGLLTLAYVLAVFARLCFFSSGIPFTYRGLPCPYASALLASTFLLTGGHVALLRVAAAAMILFMADCGFYPHDRVLESQLWKKLVYAGGVVAVLLAPAAVAAVYCLAWATSYIVFPFALWSCKA is encoded by the exons ATGTGGATGGTGTCACCGCCGGTCG GTATTTTCCAGTCCACCAAGAAGCTGGTGCTGAGTGAGCAAGCGGGACGGGGACGGGCACTGGAATTCCTCCGGAAAAACGCGGCCAACGGGCTCTCCGTGGCCAACCTCCTGGCTGGGCTCTCCTCCATCCTCTGCAGCGTCAACAg GCAATACCAGCActcctgctggctgctgctcctgggcttcCTGCTGGATCTGGCCGATGGGGCCGTGGCCCGGCAGCTCGACGCCTGCTCGGCGCTGG GTGCCAAGCTGGATGACTTTGCGGATTTCACCACGTTTGGGCTGGGCAcggcgctgctgctgcagccccagggggtgctgggggggctgcTGACTCTCGCCTACGTGCTGGCCGTCTTTGCCCGCCTCTGCTTCTTCTCCAGCG GGATCCCCTTCACCTACCGGGGGCTGCCCTGCCCCTACGCCTCAGCGCTGCTGGCCAGCACCTTCCTGCTCACCGGGGGACACGTGGCCCTGCTCCGCGTGGCCGCGGCCGCGATGATCCTGTTCATGGCCGACTGTGGCTTCTACCCGCACGACAGGGTGCTGGAGTCACAGCTCTGGAAGAAACTGGTTTATGCTGGAG GGGTGGTGGCCGTCCTCCTGGCTCCAGCGGCGGTGGCTGCGGTTTATTGCCTGGCCTGGGCCACGTCCTACATCGTCTTTCCCTTCGCCCTCTGGAGCTGCAAGGCCTGA
- the CELA3B gene encoding chymotrypsin-like elastase family member 3B: MAAMLSLVLLLVAGGVRAAVLPDSRVVNGQDAEPYSWPWQISLQYERDGTFHHTCGGTLIAANWVMTAAHCISTSLTYQVVVGEYDMSTGEGPEQLIPVNSEDIFVHPKWLSFCAACGNDIALLKLQRPAALSAEVQVGRLPPAGSILPNGYPCVLSGWGRLTTGGSLPDRLQQAELPVVDYEHCSQPDWWGALAIRDTMICAGGAEKAGCNGDSGGPLNCQAEDGTWEVHGIASFVSALGCNAAKKPTVFTRVSAFEDWIAETMRDN, from the exons ATGGCTGCGATGCTGAGCCTCGtcctgctgctggtggctgGCG GTGTCCGCGCCGCGGTGCTGCCGGACTCCCGGGTGGTCAATGGGCAAGATGCGGAGCCCTACAGCTGGCCCTGGcag ATCTCGCTGCAGTACGAGCGGGACGGGACCTTCCACCACACCTGCGGGGGCACCTTGATCGCTGCCAACTGGGTGATGACGGCCGCGCACTGCATCTC CACATCCCTCACGTACCAGGTGGTGGTGGGCGAGTACGACATGAGCACCGGGGAGGGCCCCGAGCAGCTCATCCCCGTGAACTCCGAGGACATCTTCGTGCACCCCAAGTGGCTCAGCTTCTGCGCGGCCTGCGG CAATGACATCGCCCTGCTGAAGCTGCAGCGCCCGGCCGCGCTCTCGGCGGAGGTGCAGGTGGGGCGGCTGCCGCCCGCCGGCTCCATCCTGCCCAACGGGTACCCCTGCGTGCTCAGCGGCTGGGGACGGCTCACCA CTGGGGGGTCGCTGCCGGACCGGCTGCAGCAGGCGGAGCTGCCCGTGGTGGACTATGAGCACTGCTCCCAGCCCGACTGGTGGGGGGCCCTGGCCATCCGTGACACCATGATCTGCGCCGGTGGCGCCGAGAAGGCCGGATGCAAC GGCGACTCTGGGGGCCCCCTGAACTGCCAGGCCGAGGATGGGACCTGGGAGGTCCATGGCATCGCCAGCTTTGTGTCAGCCCTGGGCTGCAACGCCGCCAAGAAACCCACCGTGTTCACCCGCGTGTCTGCCTTCGAGGACTGGATCGCAGAG ACCATGAGAGACAACTGA
- the TMEM269 gene encoding transmembrane protein 269 isoform X2 translates to MWMVSPPVDEGSAWLWDTAKAGGIFQSTKKLVLSEQAGRGRALEFLRKNAANGLSVANLLAGLSSILCSVNRQYQHSCWLLLLGFLLDLADGAVARQLDACSALGAKLDDFADFTTFGLGTALLLQPQGVLGGLLTLAYVLAVFARLCFFSSGIPFTYRGLPCPYASALLASTFLLTGGHVALLRVAAAAMILFMADCGFYPHDRVLESQLWKKLVYAGGVVAVLLAPAAVAAVYCLAWATSYIVFPFALWSCKA, encoded by the exons ATGTGGATGGTGTCACCGCCGGTCG atgAAGGATCTGCCTGGCTTTGGGACACGGCaaaggcggggg GTATTTTCCAGTCCACCAAGAAGCTGGTGCTGAGTGAGCAAGCGGGACGGGGACGGGCACTGGAATTCCTCCGGAAAAACGCGGCCAACGGGCTCTCCGTGGCCAACCTCCTGGCTGGGCTCTCCTCCATCCTCTGCAGCGTCAACAg GCAATACCAGCActcctgctggctgctgctcctgggcttcCTGCTGGATCTGGCCGATGGGGCCGTGGCCCGGCAGCTCGACGCCTGCTCGGCGCTGG GTGCCAAGCTGGATGACTTTGCGGATTTCACCACGTTTGGGCTGGGCAcggcgctgctgctgcagccccagggggtgctgggggggctgcTGACTCTCGCCTACGTGCTGGCCGTCTTTGCCCGCCTCTGCTTCTTCTCCAGCG GGATCCCCTTCACCTACCGGGGGCTGCCCTGCCCCTACGCCTCAGCGCTGCTGGCCAGCACCTTCCTGCTCACCGGGGGACACGTGGCCCTGCTCCGCGTGGCCGCGGCCGCGATGATCCTGTTCATGGCCGACTGTGGCTTCTACCCGCACGACAGGGTGCTGGAGTCACAGCTCTGGAAGAAACTGGTTTATGCTGGAG GGGTGGTGGCCGTCCTCCTGGCTCCAGCGGCGGTGGCTGCGGTTTATTGCCTGGCCTGGGCCACGTCCTACATCGTCTTTCCCTTCGCCCTCTGGAGCTGCAAGGCCTGA